The window CCGCGCCTGCCGCTGCAGAAGATGGATGCGCACCTGCTGCTGGACGACGGCCTGCTGCGCCTGGCGCCGCTGGACTTCACCGCCGCGGACGGCCGGGTTCGCGCCAACGTGCGGATGGACGCACGCGGCGCGCCCATCCGCACCCACGCCGTCGTCGGCGCCTCGGGCCTGGACCTGCCGCAGCTGATGCCCGGCGTGAAGCTGGGGCAGACCGCGGTGGGCCGGGTGGACGCCGACATCGACCTGCAGGGCCAGGGCAACTCGATCGCCGCGATGCTGGGCAGCGCCAGCGGCCACGCCCGCGCCGGCATGGGCCGGGGCCAGATCAGCAAGCTGCTGATGGAATTCGCGGGGCTGGACCTGGCCGGCATCCTGCGCATCAAGCTCACCCACGACAAGCAGATCCCGATCCGCTGCGTGCGCGCGGACTTCGCTGTGGACAACGGCGTGATGAGCGCGCGGCAGCTGGTGTTCGACACCACCGAAACCCTGTTGAAGGGTCGCGGCACCGTCAACCTGCGAGACGAGACGCTGGATCTCGCCATCCAGCCCAGGACCAAGGATTTCAGCCCGCTGTCGCTGCGCTCGCCGCTGTACGTGCAGGGCCGCTTCACCCATCCGTCGTTCAAGCCGGACTATGGCCGCATCGGCCTGCGCGCCGGCGCCGCCGCGGCGCTGGCGACCTTGGCCGCGCCGGCCGCCGCGCTGGTGGCGACGACGGACGTGGGCGATGCGAAAGACGCGGCCTGCGGCGAGCCCGAGCCGACAAAGCGCAAGGGCTGACGCGCGGCGATCTCTTCAGCCGGCGATGTAGCGCTGCAGCTGGTCGATGTCCTGCCGCTGCATCTCGATCACCGCCTTGACCAGGTCGCCGATCGACAGCACCCCGGCCACGCCGTCGCCGTCCACGACCGGCAGATGGCGGATGCGGCGGTCGGTGACCAGCTGCATGCAGTGCCCGATGCTGTCGCCCGGCGCCACCGTCACCACCTCGCGCGTCATGATGTCGCGCACCGGCGTGTCCTTCGACGAACGCCCCTGCAACACCACCTTGCGGGCGTAGTCGCGCTCCGAGAGGATGCCGGCCAGCGTCGGCCCGTCCATCACCAGCACCGCGCCGATGCCGCGTTCGGCCATCAGACGGATGGCGTCGATCACCGGCGCATCCGGCCCGATCGCGATGATCTCAGCCGGTTTCGCCTCCAGCAGTTGCCGCACCGTGCGCATGGCGGACTCCTTGCGGTTCGGGAAGAAGCTCGGGACGCCGGGCCGAGGATACTCCGATTGCCGGCCGCCAGTCGTCGATCAGGTACAGCGGGCGCTGCTTGGATTCCTCGTACAGCCGGCCCAGGTATTCGCCGATCATGCCCAGCGCCATCAGCTGCACGCCGCCCAGGAACAGGATCACCGCCATCATCGACGGCCAGCCCGCCACCCGGTCGCCCCACAGCAGCGCCTTCGCGATCACCCAGCCGCCGTAGCCGAACGCGAGCAGCGACGTCGCCAGCCCCGCGTAGGTCGCCATCCGCAGCGGCACGGTGGAGAAGCCGGTGATGCCCTCCAGCGCGAAGTTCCACAGCTTCCACGCGTTGAACTTGCTGCGCCCGGCCGCGCGCGCGTCGCGCTGGTAGGGGATCGACACCGCGTTGAAGCCGATCCAGCCGAACAGGCCCTTCATGAAGCGGTGCCGCTCGCGCAGCTGGCGCAGCGCCGCCAGCGCGCGCGGCGACAGCAGCCGGAAGTCGCCGGTGTCGCGCGGCACCGGCGTCTTCGACAGCGCGCCGATGACGCGGTAGAACGCATGCGCGCTGGCGCGCTTGAACACGCCCTCGCCCTCGCGGGCGACGCGGGTGCCGAACACGTCGTCGTAGCCTTCGCGCCATTTCGCCACGAACTTCGGCAGCAGCTCCGGCGGGTCCTGCCCGTCGGCGTCGAGGATCAACGCCGCGCCGCGCTCGACCCGGTCCAGCCCGGCGGTCAGCGCCGCCTCCTTGCCGAAATTGCGCGACAGCCGCAGCAGCGCCACCCGCGCATCCTCCTGCGCGAAGCGCCGCAGCAGCTCCCAGGTGCCGTCGCGGCTCCCGTCGTCGATGTACAGCACGCGCGCCTCCAGCCCTTCCGCTTCGGCCATATCCAGCGCCGCGCGGACGCGCGGCTGCATGCGCGGCAGCGCCTCCGCCTCGTTGAAGGCGGCGATCACCAGGGTCAGGCAGCGGTCGGCGGGTGCGATCTCGGACATGCGGGAAAGTATGCCAGTGCGGCGGTGACGCTCAGTCGAGCGCGCGCAGATAGCCGGTGCCGCCGATCCCGGCCATCTGCCGCTGGATCGCCGCCGCGCGGCGCTGCACGTACGGCCCCGGCCGCGCCGCGCTGTAGCGCTTCGGGCTGGGCAGCACCGCCGCCAGCCGCGCCGCCTCGGACGCGGACAGCCTCGAAGCGTCCTTGCCGAAAAAGCTGCGCGACGCCGCCTGCGCGCCGTAGATGCCGTCGCCGAACTCGGCGAAGTTCGCGTACATCTCCAGGATCCGCCGCTTCGGCCACAGCGCCTCGATCAGCGCGGTGTACCAGACCTCCAGCCCCTTGCGCAGCCAGCGCGTCGGCCCGACGCCCTGCCACAGGAACAGGTTCTTGGCGGTCTGCTGGCTGATGGTGCTGGCTCCGCGGATGCGCTTCACCGGCGTGCCGCGCTTCTCGGCGCGCGCGCGCATCTTCTCGTTGTGCGCCTGCGCCTTCTCGATGGCGTCGAAGTCGAAGCCGTGGTGGCGGGCGAAGTTCTGGTCCTCCGCCGCCACCAGCGCCAGCGGCAGGTTCGGCGACATCGCCCGCAGGTCGCGCCAGTCGTGGGCGATGCGGAAACCGGGATGGCCGGCCAGCGCCGCATCCACCCAGCGCGCCGCCATGAACGCGGAAAACGGCGGATCGACGAAGCGCAGCGCCAGCACCTGCAGCACGCTGAAGACGGCGAACAGCAGCGGCAGCTTCCACCACCAGCCGCGCAGGCGGCGCTTCCGGGCCGCGCCGTTCATGCGCCAGCACCTTGCGATCGGCGCCCGCGCGCCCCATTTACACTCATCATCCTTTCCCCCTTTGCGCCCGCGCATTATCCGCGCGCGGGCCACTCCACGGTATCGACATGACCCGAACCAGCGACACGCAGCTGCGCTTCCTGCTTCCCGCCGCCGGCGTCCGCGGCGTCGCCGTCCATCTGGACGAGGCCTGGCGCAGCATCGCTGAGCGCGCCGACTATCCGCCCGCCGCCGCCGAACTGCTGGGCGAGGCCGCCGCCGCCGCCGCGCTGTTCACCGGCCACGCCAAGGTCGACGGCCGGCTGTCGGTGCAACTGCGCAGCAGCGGCGCCATCGGTACCCTGTTCGCCGAATGCACCGCCGCCGGCACCCTGCGCGGCATCGTTCGCCTGAACGAGGCCGCCGCTGCGCCGCCCTCGCGCGACCTGCGCGCGCTGGGCGAGGACGCGCTGCTCGCCATCACCATCGAGAACCCGTCCCTGCGCGGCGACGAGCCGATGCGCTACCAGGGCCTGGTGGCGCTGCAGGCCGCGCGCTTGGACGAGGCCTTCGAGGACTATTTCCGCCAATCCGAACAGCTACCCACCCGCCTGCTGCTGGCCTGCGACGGCCAGCGTGCCGCCGGCCTGCTGCTGCAGAAACTGCCGGGCGAGGAAGGCGACGAGGACGGCTTCCGCCGCGCCAGCGCGCTGTTCGACACGCTGGGCGGCGAGGAACTGCTGGCGCTGCCGCCGGCCGACATCGTCCACCGCCTGTTCCACGAGGAAACCCCGCAGCTGGTCGGGGAGAAGCCGCTGCGCTTCGCCTGCTCCTGCTCGCGCGAACGGGTGGAGGGCGTGCTGGTGTCGCTGGGCCGCGAGGAAGCGGACGCGGCCGTGGCGGCCGGCGACGGGACGGCCTCGATCCTGTGCGAGTTCTGCGGGCAGGGCTACGGCTTCGACGCCGGGGAGATCGCCGCCCTGTTCGCCCGCGAGGCCGGCGCGCAGCCGGCGGCGCCCGGCCTGCAATGACGGGGCGCCGCCAAACACGAGCCGCGTGAAGCCTTTGCGGCGCTATTGTTAAAGAAACATAAACCCGCTAGGCTTCCAGTCCCGTATTCGGCCCCCGAAGCGGGAACTTCGTCCATCCGGGCCGGTCAATCGCCTCGCATGAATCTGCGCCTGCTGCCACTCGCCGCTGCCGTGTTCGCTCTGGCCTTCGCCAGCGGCGGCGCGCACGCGCAGGCGAAGAAGGCGCAGCGCGGCGATTCCAAGGTAGTGCCGGTCCTGAACAAGGACAGCGGCAAGCTCGAAGCCGTGCTGCTGCTGGAACCGGCCACCGATGGCGCGACCGGCGCCGGTGCGCGCTGGCGCTTCGGCAACACCACCCTCGAAGCCACCTACGGCCTGCAATCCGGCGACTCGCTGGCGCTGCTGTGCGACCGCCGCAGCGGCATGGCGCCGGCCATCGGCCAGCTTGCCAGCAACTGCGTGCTGGCTTCGCTGGGAGACGACAAGCCCGGCAGCGGCATCAGCCGCCATACCAGCGCCGGCGTCAGCCTGGGCCGCAACGGCAGCAAGCTGGGCATGAGCTTCGGCAACGGCCGCGACACCCTGCCGGCCTGGCTCTCTCCCGGCCAGCTGGGCGGCGCGCGCTATAGCCAGAACGACTTCTCCCTGTTCGCCGAAAAGTCGATCAGCCGCGAAGGCTTCGTCAGCGTCGGCGGCACCCTCGCCCGCGCGCGGCTGGTGCCGGCGGCCGACGTGCCGCGGTTGGCCGACCAGTGGAACACCCGCAGCCTGAGCGTCGGCGGCGGCTACGGCGCCTTCGGTGCCAACGTGGTCGGCCGGGTGGTCAACGTGCCGGGCGAAAGCGAAGTCTGGAAGGGCCTGGGCCTCGGCCTGACCTGGCGCACGCCTTGGAACGGTCAGCTCAGCGTCGGCGCGGATAACGTGGTCACGCGCGGCAAGAATCCGTTCTCGGTGAAGGGCGACCAGGGCGACGAGGGCACCGTGCCCTACGTGCGCTACCAGCAGGACCTTTAACTCCTTCCGCGAGCCGTCCGCCGGCTCCGGATACGAAGAAGGCCGCACCCCGGGATGCGGCCTTCCTGTTTGCGGCCTTCGCCGACAGGCGAAGGCTTCAGGGCATAATCAGGCGCGCATCGCCCGAGAAGGTCTGGATGCGGACGTCGCCCTTGCCGCTGCCGTAGCGCGTACGGAAGCTGGAACCGGGGCCGAATTCTTCCTTCCTGATCTTCGCGCCCGGCGCGGCGAGATCGCCGCTGAAGCTCTCGCCGGACACTTGCGCCGACAGGTCGGCAGGCAGGCGCAGCATCAGGTCGCCGCTGACGCTTTCCATCCGGATTTCGCCGTCCTCCGCAAGGCCCAGGTTCACGTCCATGTCGCCTGACACGGTATTGGCCGACAGCTTGCGCACGCGCTCGCCCAGGGTATTCAGGCGCAAGTCGCCGGACACGCTTTCCAGCGCAACTTCACCGTTCAAACGGCCCTGCGCGATCAACTGGCCGCTGACGGTTTCCACCCTCAGGCTGGGGCTGTTCATCGCCAGCCGGATGTCGCCGCTCACCGAACTGACGTTGCCACGCCGCGGCGCGCCGTTGGCGACGA is drawn from Thermomonas brevis and contains these coding sequences:
- the mtgA gene encoding monofunctional biosynthetic peptidoglycan transglycosylase, with the translated sequence MNGAARKRRLRGWWWKLPLLFAVFSVLQVLALRFVDPPFSAFMAARWVDAALAGHPGFRIAHDWRDLRAMSPNLPLALVAAEDQNFARHHGFDFDAIEKAQAHNEKMRARAEKRGTPVKRIRGASTISQQTAKNLFLWQGVGPTRWLRKGLEVWYTALIEALWPKRRILEMYANFAEFGDGIYGAQAASRSFFGKDASRLSASEAARLAAVLPSPKRYSAARPGPYVQRRAAAIQRQMAGIGGTGYLRALD
- a CDS encoding Hsp33 family molecular chaperone HslO, with translation MTRTSDTQLRFLLPAAGVRGVAVHLDEAWRSIAERADYPPAAAELLGEAAAAAALFTGHAKVDGRLSVQLRSSGAIGTLFAECTAAGTLRGIVRLNEAAAAPPSRDLRALGEDALLAITIENPSLRGDEPMRYQGLVALQAARLDEAFEDYFRQSEQLPTRLLLACDGQRAAGLLLQKLPGEEGDEDGFRRASALFDTLGGEELLALPPADIVHRLFHEETPQLVGEKPLRFACSCSRERVEGVLVSLGREEADAAVAAGDGTASILCEFCGQGYGFDAGEIAALFAREAGAQPAAPGLQ
- a CDS encoding CBS domain-containing protein; translated protein: MRTVRQLLEAKPAEIIAIGPDAPVIDAIRLMAERGIGAVLVMDGPTLAGILSERDYARKVVLQGRSSKDTPVRDIMTREVVTVAPGDSIGHCMQLVTDRRIRHLPVVDGDGVAGVLSIGDLVKAVIEMQRQDIDQLQRYIAG
- a CDS encoding DUF4097 family beta strand repeat-containing protein — encoded protein: MQIFAKLLLTTLAGAVALPALAGTPINQTKPLDARGRVEIDNVKGRVEVVAWDRPEVKLAGTLGDGVEKLSVEGDGRVLRIKVQYPARSRNVEPSNLVVQMPILADLEVETVSADISVTGMASRELELESVSGDIVANGAPRRGNVSSVSGDIRLAMNSPSLRVETVSGQLIAQGRLNGEVALESVSGDLRLNTLGERVRKLSANTVSGDMDVNLGLAEDGEIRMESVSGDLMLRLPADLSAQVSGESFSGDLAAPGAKIRKEEFGPGSSFRTRYGSGKGDVRIQTFSGDARLIMP
- a CDS encoding glycosyltransferase family 2 protein — protein: MSEIAPADRCLTLVIAAFNEAEALPRMQPRVRAALDMAEAEGLEARVLYIDDGSRDGTWELLRRFAQEDARVALLRLSRNFGKEAALTAGLDRVERGAALILDADGQDPPELLPKFVAKWREGYDDVFGTRVAREGEGVFKRASAHAFYRVIGALSKTPVPRDTGDFRLLSPRALAALRQLRERHRFMKGLFGWIGFNAVSIPYQRDARAAGRSKFNAWKLWNFALEGITGFSTVPLRMATYAGLATSLLAFGYGGWVIAKALLWGDRVAGWPSMMAVILFLGGVQLMALGMIGEYLGRLYEESKQRPLYLIDDWRPAIGVSSARRPELLPEPQGVRHAHGAATAGGETG